In a genomic window of Bacteroidota bacterium:
- a CDS encoding aldehyde dehydrogenase family protein gives LAELIQEADLPPGVVNIITGLARRVPNLVVHPLTWIKSRLQVRPTSARSSKGRPPDQQKVTSELLQAENIIFEDAPLDQAVEGIINGIYFHQVVCCAGSRLFVQEG, from the coding sequence AGTTGGCAGAATTGATTCAGGAAGCGGATTTGCCTCCCGGAGTCGTGAACATCATCACAGGTTTGGCGCGACGGGTGCCGAACTTAGTGGTCCATCCCCTGACGTGGATAAAATCGCGTTTACAGGTTCGACCGACGTCGGCAAGATCATCCAAAGGGCGACCGCCGGACCAACAAAAGGTGACCTCGGAGTTGCTGCAGGCTGAGAATATCATTTTCGAAGACGCACCGCTGGATCAAGCTGTCGAAGGCATCATCAATGGCATCTATTTCCACCAAGTCGTCTGCTGCGCGGGTTCGCGTCTGTTTGTGCAGGAGGGGTAG
- a CDS encoding TonB-dependent receptor translates to MKIKIIGFQWVWLVILMTLSGHLFAQRPISGTVKDEKGKGIAYARVMIKSTTVGTVTDTLGKFNLKSKGNGPDTLVVSYLGYTTLNFPVAAGADASNLNLKMKEVESTINDVVITAGMIEASNESNVAVLKPLDIVTTAGSQGDIAGAIQTLPGVQRNGGDQTGLMVRGGDVSETAVIVDGTIAQNAFGPAVPGVGARSRFSPFQFKGTAFSSGGYSVRYGQAMSSVLDLQTNDMPDESTINFGLNMAGVYFSGAKKFENSAVEFAANYTNVAPFFLLAAANVDFYAPPTGAGFSGRWVSKVGGDKGIFKMNFNQTFSKVGIEIPDPASPGEKINFLIKNEYTFFNASFSYWLRPTWKVFTAVAYSDNTDDIEWGTFPSQRADNRTQARGELLWLPKARLSFLLGTDLQRYRYTQRFDTLLGGFDEFIPAGYFEAQWKPKSWLGFKAGVRAEYSQLLAKGNVAPRASLAVKTGANSQISMAGGYFYQAPQPNYLLFGYRPDFQHSIHSLLNYQWMRDDRTIRVEAYWKLYNNLILENGIPYSPNQFRFYYGQVDNGGSGYARGIDVFWRDRKSIKNFDYWISYSFIDTERQYQNYPEQATPDFVSTHNLNVITKYWWNKPQISINVSYNYASGRPYYDPLATSFLSDNAPDFHNVSLSVAHLRSLKKIFAVFYGGLDNVLNQKNVLGYRYSSTGLERYPILPPLYRSVFVGANFSLSKFNKDEL, encoded by the coding sequence ATGAAAATCAAAATTATCGGTTTCCAGTGGGTTTGGTTGGTCATTCTGATGACACTGTCAGGACATTTATTCGCCCAGCGCCCAATCTCCGGCACCGTCAAGGACGAAAAGGGCAAAGGCATCGCCTACGCCCGCGTGATGATCAAAAGTACCACGGTGGGTACAGTCACCGATACGCTGGGAAAATTTAACCTCAAGTCCAAGGGCAACGGTCCCGACACCCTCGTCGTTTCTTACCTGGGCTACACGACCCTCAATTTTCCGGTCGCTGCGGGGGCGGATGCCAGCAACCTGAACCTCAAAATGAAGGAGGTCGAGAGCACCATCAACGATGTGGTCATCACAGCCGGCATGATTGAGGCGAGCAACGAAAGCAATGTGGCCGTCCTCAAGCCGCTTGACATTGTGACGACTGCAGGTAGCCAAGGCGATATCGCCGGCGCGATCCAAACCCTTCCCGGCGTGCAGCGCAACGGTGGCGACCAAACCGGACTCATGGTGCGTGGCGGTGATGTGAGCGAAACAGCCGTGATCGTGGATGGGACAATTGCCCAAAATGCATTCGGCCCCGCAGTGCCTGGCGTGGGTGCAAGAAGCCGATTCAGCCCATTTCAGTTTAAGGGAACGGCCTTCAGCTCAGGTGGATACAGTGTGCGCTACGGCCAAGCAATGTCTTCGGTGTTGGATTTGCAAACCAATGACATGCCCGACGAAAGCACCATCAATTTCGGCTTGAACATGGCGGGCGTTTATTTCTCCGGTGCCAAAAAGTTTGAAAACAGCGCGGTTGAATTTGCTGCGAATTACACCAACGTGGCACCGTTTTTCCTGCTTGCCGCTGCGAATGTCGATTTTTATGCGCCACCAACAGGCGCTGGATTTTCCGGTCGATGGGTGAGCAAGGTCGGCGGAGACAAGGGCATTTTCAAGATGAATTTCAATCAGACCTTCAGCAAAGTCGGCATTGAAATTCCCGATCCGGCATCGCCCGGCGAAAAGATCAATTTCTTGATCAAAAACGAATACACCTTTTTCAATGCCAGCTTCTCCTATTGGCTCCGTCCGACGTGGAAAGTCTTCACCGCAGTGGCTTACAGCGACAATACCGACGACATCGAATGGGGCACTTTCCCCTCGCAGCGCGCAGACAACCGCACGCAAGCGCGTGGCGAACTGCTTTGGCTCCCCAAAGCCCGCCTCAGTTTCTTGCTCGGGACCGATTTGCAGCGGTATCGGTACACCCAACGCTTTGATACGCTCTTGGGTGGATTCGACGAATTTATCCCGGCCGGTTATTTCGAAGCACAATGGAAACCCAAAAGTTGGCTTGGATTCAAAGCAGGTGTCCGCGCGGAATACAGCCAATTGCTTGCCAAAGGCAATGTCGCGCCAAGAGCTTCGTTGGCTGTGAAAACGGGCGCGAACAGCCAGATTTCGATGGCAGGAGGCTATTTTTACCAAGCTCCGCAACCCAATTACCTGCTTTTCGGCTATCGCCCGGACTTTCAACACAGCATTCACAGCCTGCTCAACTACCAATGGATGCGCGATGACCGCACGATTCGCGTCGAAGCCTATTGGAAGCTCTACAACAACCTGATTTTGGAGAATGGAATTCCCTATTCGCCCAATCAATTCCGCTTTTACTACGGCCAAGTGGACAATGGCGGCAGCGGCTACGCACGCGGCATCGACGTATTCTGGCGCGACCGGAAGTCCATCAAAAACTTTGATTATTGGATTTCTTACAGCTTCATTGACACCGAGCGTCAATACCAAAATTATCCCGAGCAGGCCACCCCGGATTTCGTCTCGACCCACAACCTCAATGTGATCACGAAATATTGGTGGAACAAGCCGCAGATCAGCATCAACGTCAGCTACAATTACGCAAGCGGCAGACCTTATTACGATCCGCTGGCAACTTCATTCTTGTCTGACAATGCGCCCGATTTCCACAACGTGTCTTTGAGCGTGGCACATTTGCGCTCGCTCAAGAAGATTTTTGCTGTGTTTTATGGAGGTCTGGACAACGTATTGAACCAAAAGAACGTATTGGGCTATCGTTACTCGTCAACTGGATTGGAACGTTATCCGATTTTGCCACCCTTGTACCGCTCTGTATTCGTAGGAGCCAATTTCTCCTTGTCCAAATTCAATAAAGATGAATTGTAA
- a CDS encoding GNAT family N-acetyltransferase, whose amino-acid sequence MEIILRPIEMQDAAEVARLSGQFGYPVTKEEMQMRLSEMLTSSTDWLWVAESNGQVVAWMQATAMARLESGRFLEITGFVVDETQRSRGVGGKMLALVTDFGKENGFERLVVRSNVMRNRAHGFYLKNGFEEKKQQKVFEKRIFHAGG is encoded by the coding sequence ATGGAAATCATCCTTCGGCCGATAGAAATGCAAGACGCCGCGGAAGTCGCAAGGCTTTCGGGGCAGTTTGGTTATCCTGTGACGAAGGAGGAGATGCAAATGCGACTCTCCGAAATGCTGACTTCGAGTACGGATTGGCTGTGGGTGGCCGAATCGAATGGGCAAGTGGTCGCGTGGATGCAGGCGACCGCGATGGCCCGCTTGGAGAGCGGGCGATTTCTGGAGATCACGGGTTTTGTCGTCGATGAAACGCAGCGCAGCCGCGGCGTCGGAGGCAAAATGCTGGCATTGGTGACGGATTTTGGAAAGGAGAACGGATTTGAGCGATTGGTCGTCCGGTCGAATGTCATGCGCAACCGTGCCCATGGGTTTTATTTGAAAAATGGATTCGAAGAAAAGAAACAGCAGAAAGTCTTCGAAAAACGCATTTTCCACGCTGGAGGCTGA
- a CDS encoding T9SS type A sorting domain-containing protein, whose translation MKKITILILGIVATACSVLAQGNPPWENPLLIATSSDGLVFSPPTMFQDSSGVPSVIRWKGDTLICAFQWFRQPMGSPSWDRVAVKYSYDAGLSWTAPTPIVVNGLPGNYQRPFDPTLVAIPGTDSIRIFFSSSEGIPQMGLDSTINCYSAVSTDGLNYAFEPGPRYDRLHEKLIDPAVAIFNGIWHYTAPAGAPQDGAYHCTASNGLNFSNVGHISSDATHNWTGNLMLENATQMRFYGSGPNIWYRSTLDGTGWAPYQTTNLVGGDPSALKVANGNYLIVYVGPPGFVAVAEAQSFQVTVFPNPGRDRLRVRGAQGENLHCELSNLAGQLLGNWEFETEADINVAEFAKGCYILRIRSVTESKAVLWIKE comes from the coding sequence ATGAAAAAGATCACCATTTTGATTTTGGGAATCGTTGCCACAGCCTGTTCGGTGTTGGCACAGGGGAATCCGCCATGGGAAAATCCGCTGTTGATCGCGACGTCGAGCGACGGGCTTGTCTTTTCACCGCCTACCATGTTTCAGGATTCCTCCGGCGTACCCTCGGTGATAAGATGGAAAGGCGATACCCTGATATGTGCCTTTCAATGGTTCCGCCAACCCATGGGTTCTCCGTCGTGGGACCGTGTTGCTGTGAAATATTCCTACGATGCAGGTTTGTCATGGACGGCACCCACGCCCATAGTGGTCAACGGCTTGCCCGGCAACTACCAGCGGCCGTTTGATCCCACTTTGGTCGCCATTCCCGGCACGGACAGTATCCGTATCTTCTTTTCCAGCAGCGAAGGGATTCCTCAAATGGGACTTGACAGCACGATCAACTGTTATTCTGCAGTGAGTACCGATGGTTTGAATTACGCCTTCGAACCGGGGCCGAGATATGATCGGCTGCACGAAAAATTGATTGATCCTGCTGTCGCAATTTTTAATGGTATTTGGCATTACACCGCCCCCGCAGGGGCTCCACAAGACGGTGCATACCATTGCACAGCGTCCAATGGCCTGAATTTCAGTAATGTCGGCCACATTTCCAGCGATGCAACCCACAATTGGACCGGAAACCTGATGCTGGAAAATGCGACACAAATGCGCTTCTACGGCAGCGGACCCAATATTTGGTACCGTTCGACCCTGGACGGCACGGGTTGGGCACCCTATCAAACCACCAATTTGGTGGGAGGGGACCCGAGCGCATTGAAAGTTGCGAATGGAAATTACCTGATCGTCTATGTCGGCCCTCCCGGATTTGTTGCGGTAGCGGAAGCCCAAAGTTTCCAGGTCACGGTTTTCCCAAATCCAGGCCGGGATCGCCTGCGTGTACGGGGTGCGCAAGGAGAAAACTTGCATTGTGAACTCTCCAATCTCGCTGGGCAGTTGCTCGGCAATTGGGAGTTTGAAACGGAAGCCGACATCAACGTTGCGGAATTTGCCAAAGGCTGCTACATTCTTCGTATTCGCTCTGTTACCGAATCAAAAGCAGTCTTGTGGATCAAAGAATAA